The Couchioplanes caeruleus sequence GCAGCGTGGCCGCGACCTGCTCGAAGTCGGTGCGTGCCGCCCCGTACGAGGCGAGCAGCTCGCCGTCGCCGGTCAGCAGGTAGCCCCGCAGGCCGCGCTGGCCGTCGGCGAGCACGCTACGCAGGTCGGCGTTGGCGAGCTGGAGCGGCTGGACGCGGGTGGAGAGCTCGTCGACGACCCGGTGCTGCATGACCAGCGCGGTGGTCTCGGCGACGCCGGTGCACACGATCAGTACGACCAGCACGCCGAACGCCCTCGTCAGCAAGCGCCCGACGGTCCGCTCCCGGGGCATGGGCGGCCGGTCCCGTCAGGCCGGGGTCCGGCTCAGCAATGCCTGGATCCGCGACACGAGCTCGCGCGGACTGAAGGGCTTGGTGACATAGTCGTCGGCGCCCGCGCTGAACCCGCCCTCGACGTCCTGATCCTGCACCCGGGCGGTGAGCATGATGATCAGCGTCCCGGCGGTGACGGGATCCGCGCGCAGCATCCGGCACACGTCGATGCCGGAGAGGCCGGGCATCGACACGTCCAGGACCGCGAGCGTGGGTCGCCGGGCCCGGGCCTGCTCCACCGCGGCCTGCCCGTCCTCGACGGCGATCACCTCGAGGCCGGCCTGTTCGAGTTTGAACGCGACGAGGTCCCGGATGTCGGCGTCGTCGTCGGCGACCAGCACCACCGGCACGGTTCCCCCTATGGGTTTCGCTCGTTATTAGCACGATATCCGTTTAGTCCGCTCTGCGATTGCCGCTCGCCGCAACCGCATGGCAACTGCCGTGCAGCGCAGATGCAGCCCCATCCGGGTGTCCTGGACGCAGACGCCCGTCCGCGAGCGCACGGTAGGAGGATCTGATGACCGCTGTGGAAACCGACGACATCCGCTCCGAGGCGCTGTTCGTCTCCGACCTGCAGAGCTCTCAGCACCCGTCGCCCGAGCTCATCCGGGCCGCCGTCAGCGCCACGGTCGACCGCCTCGGCGAGCAGGGCTGCGCCGAGCTGGTGGCGCAGGAGTTCGGCGAGCACCCGGACTGCGCGCTGGGCCGGATGCGGTGGGCCCGCGGGGCGGTGCGCAGCGCGTTCGAGGCCGCCTGACCTCACCGCGTGACGGTCGTGGTGGTCGTGACCGCCGCGGGCGGCACGGCGTACGACGTCGGCGCCGGCGACGCGGCGTGCGACGGCGCCCGGAACAGCAGCATGTCCCGCACGTTCTTCTGCACGGCGACCGCGGCGAACAAGGTCAAGACGAACGCCAGCCCGTAGAAGCCCTTCTCGCTGAGCAGCATCCCGCTGTTCCAGAGGCCGACCACCAGCATCACGACGCCGAGGCCGACCGTGGCCCACGACAGGCCGAGGTACAACGCCGACACCGGCAGACCCTCCGCCTTGTCGCGCACCGACTTCTGCAGGGACACGGCGGCGAACAGGCCCAGGACGAGGACCGAGGCGTAGAAGCCCTTCTCACTCTTCGTCATCTCGGCGTTCCACAGCCCGACCGCGTAGCACAGGACGCCGAGGAACAGGGCGGCCCAGGAGGCGCCGACGAAGGCGGCGGTGGGCTTGACCGAGAAGGACGGCTGAGCGGTCATGGCATTTCTCCGAATCACGTGGAGGGCGGGGTTGACGTGCTCAAACAGTCTGCGGGCGGCCGGGCCGACGACCGTGAGTAGTCGTACTTATCCGCGCTGAGCCGTCGCGCGGTACGGACGGGCGGCCCACGGACACCTGAAAGGCCGACGTAAGCGCTCACCGGTGCACCTACGGTGGGTGATGTTTCCGCCCGGTAACCGGCGGACAGCCGGGAAGGGGCGGAAGTCGTGCGGCAGCGGATGAGGGCCCGGCACCGGGCGGTCCGGTCGCGCCGGTGGCCCTGGACGGTGGTCGCCGCGGCGCTGCTCACGCTGGCCGCCACGATTCCCCTGCTGCTGCGCGACGCGG is a genomic window containing:
- a CDS encoding response regulator transcription factor; amino-acid sequence: MPVVLVADDDADIRDLVAFKLEQAGLEVIAVEDGQAAVEQARARRPTLAVLDVSMPGLSGIDVCRMLRADPVTAGTLIIMLTARVQDQDVEGGFSAGADDYVTKPFSPRELVSRIQALLSRTPA
- the yiaA gene encoding inner membrane protein YiaA, whose protein sequence is MTAQPSFSVKPTAAFVGASWAALFLGVLCYAVGLWNAEMTKSEKGFYASVLVLGLFAAVSLQKSVRDKAEGLPVSALYLGLSWATVGLGVVMLVVGLWNSGMLLSEKGFYGLAFVLTLFAAVAVQKNVRDMLLFRAPSHAASPAPTSYAVPPAAVTTTTTVTR